The genomic stretch ATGGGAATATGACCATCATGTCATCGTTTGTTTTGTTTATCCTGCATGGAGCGACATCCTGAAAGCAATAAGGGGGACTCATTCTCACAAAGCTTTTCATCTTTCGTGGAGGGATAAAATCATGATACCGCGATCGGCGTGTTTCTTCTGCTTCTGTGTATTTATAGCCGTGTTCACGGCGTCGGCGCAGCAGACCGTCCGTATCCCGAAGCCCGAAACGGTTCTTTCGACGCTCGACCGGAGCCACCCGCGGCTCATGTTCAAGGATTCCGATCTCGGCCGTATCAAAAAACAGCGCGAAACGGACGCCGTGCTGAGCAGATACATCGATGATGTTGTCAAAAAGGCTGACGAGTTCTGCCGGAAACCGCCGGTCGAGTATATCATCATCGGGCCGCGCCTTCTCCAGATCAGCAGGGAATGCCTCGACCGTGTGTATACGCTCGGGCTCGCCTGGCGGCTGACAGGGAAGGAAATCTATGCCCGCAAGGCCGAGGAGAACCTGCTTGCCGTGTGCGCGTTCAAGGACTGGAATCCCTCGCATTTCCTCGACACCGCCGAGATGTCCCACGCCGTCGGAATCGGCTACGACTGGCTCTATCACTACTTTTCCGAAGAGAACCGTGAAAAAATCCGCCAGGGTCTCATCCGGCACGGTATGGAGCCGGGTGTGGCCGCTTATGAAGGCAGGGACAAGATTCCCCGCTTCTGGGTCGAGGCCGAGCACAACTGGAACCAGGTGTGCAACAGTGGGCTCACGGTCGGAGCTCTTGCCATCGCCGAGACCGATCCGCGGTATGCGGAGATTATCGTACCCCGGGCGGTCGAATCGCTTCCCCATGCGCTCGCGACCTACGCGCCGGATGGCGCCTGGCCGGAAGGTCCCGGGTACTGGCACTATGCGACACGGTATACCGCGTACGGTCTTGCGGCGCTCGAAACGGCGCTCGGCGCCGATTTCGGTCTGTCGGAGATGGAGGGAATATCGGTAACCGGACTGTTCCCGATCTATACGACCGGCCCGACCGGGCTCTTCCTCAATTTTGCAGACAGCGGCGAGAAAGCCCGGAGAATGACCATGCCCTGCATGTTCTGGCTGGCGCGGAGATTCGACAACCGGTTCATTTCCGACTGCGAGCACGATATGATCGAGCGGTATGGCGCGGAACCCGAGCATATCGTCTGGTATGTCCCGCGGTCACGAATGCAGACATACAATCCCGACCTCGACAGACGGTTTCGAGGGCCGGTCGAAGTCGCCGTGCTCAGGAGCGGGTGGAACGACCCTGAAGCGCTGTTTGTCGGAGTCAAGGCGGGTTACAACCGTGTCAACCATGCCCATCTCGACCTCGGAAATTTCGAGCTCGATGCTCTCGGCGTCCGCTGGGCGCGCGATCTCGGCTCGGACGACTACAACATGCCGGGATACTTCGACACGAAACAAGGCGGCAAACGCTGGACCTACTACCGCATGCGATCGGTCAGCCATAATGTTCCGCTCATCGATGGCGCCGACCAGGAACTTGTCGGAATGGCACAAGTACTGAAATTCATATCGAAACCCGTCTCTGCCGGGGTTGTCGTCGATATCAGCACTGCATATGCTCCACCCGCGAAAAAGGTGACGAGGGGAATCGCCCTGATCGATAATCGCCGTGTCGTGCTCGTAGAGGACGAATTCGAGCTGGAAGCCCCCTGCAAGGTTGACTGGGGTATGACGACGGATGCCGCGATCACCCTTGACGGCAGTATGGCGACGCTTGTCCTGGAAGGCAAAAAGCTGACCGCCCGCATACTCGAGCCTTCGGATGCCCGGTTCGCCGTTGAGTCCGCCGGACAGCAGCCGCCCGAAAAAGCGAACACGGGTGTCAGCCGTCTCATGGTGCGCCTCGGGAACCGGACCGGCAGCGTCCGGATTGCCGTTCTCCTGTCGCCGGAATGGAAGGGAGGAGCATTTGATAAGGATGTGTCGGTAAAACCTCTTGACGAGTGGTAATAATGTGTTTATAAATGAGGTTAAAACGGGCTAACGGCCGTACGGAGCTTTGGGAGCACGAAATATGTTATCGATTTACTTCCGATAGTTGACCGGACCACATTGAATGATCTGGTTATATATTTAAATCAGCTGACAGATTGATCCCCCTCGGCTTCGCCGTGTCCCCCTTATAAAAGAAAGGGGGATGAAAGCGACCAAAAAACTGCTCCCCCCTTAACAAGGGGGGATGCCGCAGGCAGGGGGGATCACATACTATCGGAAAAAATTATCGATTCTGATTTAAAAAAGATTTTCTATGCTTATCAAACTGGATAACCACAATGAATGATATACACACATTGAATACATAACCGGAGTAAGAAATATTGATGAGTGAACAAGACAACGCTACACATTCCGACGGACAGATTTCACTGGGGAAACTTGTTGTTCTCCACATTCTGCCGGGAGTGCTTGTCGCGGTATTTTACGTTCTCGCGGCGCCGCTCATGATAAAAATCGGATTTCCGGAAGTGTTTGCGCTGATTCTTTCGATTTTTTTCATAACCGCGCCGTACATTTTCGTTTTTCTTTACTATCAGGGGAAAAAGCTGAACGGGAGAATGTCGCTGGAGGGCGTCGTACTATACCGTGAACACCTTCACTGGAAGCAGTTTGCCCTCATTTTTCCCGTGCTGTTCATGACGACCTTTATTTTATGGAAAGAGCTTTCCCCGACAGTCGGATTCGTTCAGAAACATCTCTTTTTCTGGCTGCCGGACTGGTATCTCATCAGGAGCGGTGAGATTTCCCAGGACAGAGTGATAGTTTACTTTCTTGTCGTTTTCACGGCGCTCTTTTTCAACGGTATTGCCGAAGAGCTGTACTTCCGGGGATACCTGCTCCCGCGGATGGAACGGTTCGGCTGGATGGCACCGGTTATCAGCACGTTCCTTTTCGCAGTTTACCATGTCATATCGCCGTCCTTTATCGTTCTCAGGATAATTGCCCTGTTCCCGATGATTTATGTGACATGGCGGAAACGGAATGTCTGGCTCAGTATCGCGGTTCATGTCGGGCTCAATATTTCCGAGCCGCTGGCATGGCTTTTCACAATGCTTAAATAAGTGTGTTTGAAACAGGTATATCCAACGATTCAAAGTATATACGAGCATGGAAACACGGAGGAAAACACGACATGCATTGATTCAGAATGTCAAGGGTTGGCACAAAGTGCCGATTGATATACCCCTGACAGCAGCAAAACACCACATTTCATCATCGGGCGAATGAAAACGTCTTTCGCCCTCCGAGGAGAAGCTATGAAAACGGGTAGTAGAATCGTATGGTTGTGGATTGTTATTACTGTCACATTTTTAATGTGCGGAACCGGTATCGTTTCCGCCGGACCGGGACGATGGGAATGCGAGCTGTCCGGGCCGGGCTGGATGCTCTGGCTCGATCATGCGGCGGTGTGGGCCGATGACGATGTGTATCTGCCGCCGGTCGATGTCTCGAAACTTCCGGTCAACCCGCCGACCTGCGGCTGGGACAGGCTTGAAGCGGCCTGCGACAAGGTTGTCGATGTTCCCGGTACGGTCGAGGCGCACTACTGGGGCGCAATCGGCGGAGCCATTCCCGATGTGGGTGGCGATTACCGCGGCGTGTCCTGGTGGAGCACGACCTTCGATCTCGACCCTTCGCTCAGCGGGAAACGTATCACGATCGCTTTCACGGCGGTCAATCTCCGCGCCGAGGTGTTCGTGAACCATAAGCTTGTCGGGTACGATGTCATCGGCAACACGCCGTTCGAGGTCGATATTACCGGGGCGGTCACCTTTAACGGGAAAAACCGCCTCGATGTCCGCATTACCGATCCGGTGGGCAATTTCAGCTGGAACGACAACATCCTCATGCGCTGGGGGAAGAATCTCGTTCCCGCTGTGCACGGTTTCGGGGGCATCACGGGGAAAGTCGTGCTCCGGGCCACCGATGCCGTCCATGTCGACGACATCTATGTTCAGAACAAGCCGAAGGTGAGGGAAGCCGAGGTGTTCGTCACGCTCGGTAACTCGTCGGATGCCCCGAAAAACGGCAGCCTGACTCTCGTTGTCCATGAATTGAACCGGCCCTCGCGGGTCATCTGGAAAAACACCGTGCAGTGCGCCGTCCCGCCCGGAGTGACCGAAAAATCGTTCATGGTCAAAGCGCCCGATGCGAAGCTCTGGGAATTTGCCGGTCATCGGATCGTGCGCGAGGCGAACCTGTACGAGGCTGAGGTCGTGTTCGAGAGCTCCGACAGCGCTGTCAGGGACACTGCTGCACAGCGGTTCGGCTTCCGGTGGTTCGACATCGGTGTGAAGAACGGCGATCCGCGCTTTTACCTCAACGGGAAGCGGGTGTTCATCATGGCTGCGATGACCCGTGGATTCTGGCCTGCGACCGGGATGTTCGCCACGGAGGAAATGAGGAAAAAGGATACCGAAACCCTCATCGACCTCGGATTTAACATGATGCTCTATCACCGCGCCATCGGCCAGCCGGAATCGATGGATATCTGCGACCTGATGGGGATGTTCTCCTACGAGGAGCCGGGCGGTTACCGTGTCATGCCCAATAAAGAAGACAAAATCGATGGACCCGATGAACAGGCTCTTTTATGGCGCCGTGAAAAGCTGAGAAGAATGGTTATCAGGGACCGCTCGCGTCCTTCGCTCCTCATCTATAATCTGAAAAACGAGGCGACCAAGCCTCCCGACGAGGACGACGAGCGGAACATGCGCATGGTGCATACCCTCGATCCGTCACGGATACTGACCTACGACAGCGACCGGAACCGCACGATAAAGCCGACCGATTTTCTTGAAAAGGACCCGTTCAAGCTCCATATGAAACCGTTCGATGACAAGTTCTATTATCATGGCTGGTGGGATCAGCACCACTGGTTCGCAAACGCCGGATATGTGGATGACAATTACAACAATCCGCGGTTTTACCTCAGGTACAGTATTGTCCGGGGCGATTCGCTTCCCCTCGTTCCGCATGACGAGATCGTATTCTGGGGCGAGGAAGGTGCGTTCGGAACCATGGTTCGTCTCCAGAAGATCAAGGAACGTCTCGAAATCACCGGCGCTACCGGATTCAGGGAAATGGAGCATCTCGACTGGTTCGATGCCTACAACCGTTTCCTCGACGAGAGCGGGTTCAGGGCGGCGTATCCCACCGTGGACGATCTTACGCTCAGTCTCGGCCGTAACATGCACTACTTCCACGGCCGCAACATCGAGAACGTCCGCATGAGCAATTTCGCCGACGCTTATGTTCTCAACGGCTGGGGGTCGGCTTCAACGAGAACCGATATTGTGGACATGTACCGAAATCCGACCTCAGACCCGTCAATTCTCCGATACTACACGCAGCCGCTCTATGTGGCGGTGAAACTGCGGGACAAGGTGTTACCGAAAGGTTCGGTGCCGGTTGCGGACATGTTCATCATCAACGAGGAAAATCTCAAAGGCAGATTCACACTCGAACTGTCCTGCATTGCTCCCGACAAAAAGACGGTGTTCACAAAAACCTTTCCGGTGACTGTTACGGGTGGCGAGGAATTCGGCGAGCTGCTCGTCGAGGGAGTCGTGCTCCCTCAGGTTTCGGCAGCCGGGTATTACAGGCTCGATGCACGGCTGACAGACGGCTCCCTCGTGAAAGCGACAGGGTATGACGATATGTTTGTCGTCGATTACACTTCCGGCGCAGGGTTCCCTGCCCGGATTGCGGTCATCGAAACGGACGGCGCTGTCGGAGCATTTCTGAAGGACTCCCGCGGGGTAAATGTATCGCCCTTTACCGCGGGAAGCCCCGATGTCGACTGCATCGTGATCGGCACCCATGATTTCCCCGACAGTAGCGACGTCCTCTATGGCGAGGTTCTGAAACGCGCGGCCCGGGGAACAAAGGTCATTGTGCTCGAACATGCCGACCGCTGGGCCAAACAGGTGAATACCGCTCTGGGTTCTGTTCCGAAGCCGTATGCGGGCGGGGGGATTGTCCGTTTCGGCCAGCAGGGACGGCAATTTGTCGGAATGAGCCAGTATCTCGCGGGTCTGCCTCAGGCGCAGGGCATGAGCTGGGAATATCAGGTGTTCTACAATACGAGAGATGTTTCGGGGATCGATCTCCATCCGTGGAATACGGAGATGATCGTTGCGCTTGGGGCACAGGATACGAAACAGATCGTCTGTTCCCTGGGACGTATTCCGCTCGGACAGGGCGAGGTGTTCCTCTCCACGCTCGATATCGTACCTGCCCTGAAATCAGCGAAACCCCAGGCGTCGGTGGCGAAAAAACTCCTGCTCAACCTGTTCGAGGTTAAACGGCAGTGAAAATATCGGGGGGCTGCATCTCTGAAAAAAGAAGGGACATTACAGCACGAGATCGAGTTTTACATGTTTCAGTTTTGATGTATCGATCATCCTCGGCTTGATATGCTTCATCGTCCTGTCGTAGAGCAGGATTATCACGGGCTTGTTGAGATGTTTGGGATTGATCTGGGCGACGACGCCCGTATAACCGATAAGCGCCGGATCGACGATTTCTTTCACATGGATGGTGGCGCCGACCGGGAATACGGGAATGATATCGGTCAACATGCTGACAATGTGCTTGTTATAGATCGTTCCCACCTTGAGAATGAGCTCCTTGATGGCTTCCTCGGGGGACTTCTGCTGCGAGTCTTTCGGATTCATCACCAGATTATCGTAGGCATTGGCCACGGAACAGATTTCCGCAAGCCGGTAAATGGTACCCTTGGTTTTCCTTTTGGCAGTGCTCGTGGGCGGAAGATTTTCCCCTTTGAGTCCGATGGGAAAACCCGATCCGTCCTGGTTTTCATGGTGCTGGTTGATGATCTGGGATACCATCGGCGAGGAGCTTTTACTGTTACGGACGAGGAGATACCCGAATGTCGGGTGCTCGCGCGACAGTTCATCGGCAACGTCCGGATTGGAAT from bacterium encodes the following:
- a CDS encoding HD domain-containing protein yields the protein MRLLSAQNIQQDMILGKSIYTVHNKLLLGAGFRISPDIKTKLLERGYSQVYIMENGTEDVIPEDIISEEIRIQAQSVIADKADKIQRYFRFRDISRTKIYELLNSGYLKDMNITYDMRKIVNEIFHDISSVGATTLNSALFKAENSYYMDHSINTTVISILLGKKYGFTKAEMLNLGVGAFLHDFGKVVIEKIRENSNPDVADELSREHPTFGYLLVRNSKSSSPMVSQIINQHHENQDGSGFPIGLKGENLPPTSTAKRKTKGTIYRLAEICSVANAYDNLVMNPKDSQQKSPEEAIKELILKVGTIYNKHIVSMLTDIIPVFPVGATIHVKEIVDPALIGYTGVVAQINPKHLNKPVIILLYDRTMKHIKPRMIDTSKLKHVKLDLVL
- a CDS encoding heparinase II/III-family protein gives rise to the protein MIPRSACFFCFCVFIAVFTASAQQTVRIPKPETVLSTLDRSHPRLMFKDSDLGRIKKQRETDAVLSRYIDDVVKKADEFCRKPPVEYIIIGPRLLQISRECLDRVYTLGLAWRLTGKEIYARKAEENLLAVCAFKDWNPSHFLDTAEMSHAVGIGYDWLYHYFSEENREKIRQGLIRHGMEPGVAAYEGRDKIPRFWVEAEHNWNQVCNSGLTVGALAIAETDPRYAEIIVPRAVESLPHALATYAPDGAWPEGPGYWHYATRYTAYGLAALETALGADFGLSEMEGISVTGLFPIYTTGPTGLFLNFADSGEKARRMTMPCMFWLARRFDNRFISDCEHDMIERYGAEPEHIVWYVPRSRMQTYNPDLDRRFRGPVEVAVLRSGWNDPEALFVGVKAGYNRVNHAHLDLGNFELDALGVRWARDLGSDDYNMPGYFDTKQGGKRWTYYRMRSVSHNVPLIDGADQELVGMAQVLKFISKPVSAGVVVDISTAYAPPAKKVTRGIALIDNRRVVLVEDEFELEAPCKVDWGMTTDAAITLDGSMATLVLEGKKLTARILEPSDARFAVESAGQQPPEKANTGVSRLMVRLGNRTGSVRIAVLLSPEWKGGAFDKDVSVKPLDEW
- a CDS encoding CPBP family intramembrane metalloprotease: MSEQDNATHSDGQISLGKLVVLHILPGVLVAVFYVLAAPLMIKIGFPEVFALILSIFFITAPYIFVFLYYQGKKLNGRMSLEGVVLYREHLHWKQFALIFPVLFMTTFILWKELSPTVGFVQKHLFFWLPDWYLIRSGEISQDRVIVYFLVVFTALFFNGIAEELYFRGYLLPRMERFGWMAPVISTFLFAVYHVISPSFIVLRIIALFPMIYVTWRKRNVWLSIAVHVGLNISEPLAWLFTMLK